The following nucleotide sequence is from Anaerococcus sp. Marseille-Q7828.
ATTGATCAATATAAACTACCTCTTTCCTTTGACGAGTGTTTTGACTTAGTTATAAGTACTGAAAAATCAATGTTAGCAAAAGGAGTTGACCTAAAAGCTGGTGTAAACGAATTATTAACTTACCTAAATGATAATAATATAAAAATGGTCGTTGCTTCATCAAGTACTAGAGAAAGAGCAATAAATATACTAGAAAAACACGACATTAAACACTACTTTGAAGGCTTTGTCTTTGCAGAAGACATAAGTAAGAGCAAGCCAAACCCAGAAATTTTTACTAAAGCAAATGAATTATTAGGATTCGATAAGGAAGAATGTTTAGTCATAGAAGATAGCGAAAACGGTATCTTAGCAGGATACAGTGCTGGTATTCCTGTAATATGCGTGCCAGATATGAAAATGCCTAAAGATGAATATTTAAATAAGACTAAACATGTTGTGAATTCTTTAGAAGACATCATAAAAATCATAGATGAAATAAATTCTTAAATTGAAACACGCTATAAGTAATTATATTTGCAGCAATTTTAAATATCAATAAAGGCAAAGTTCATATTATTGGACTTTGTCTTTTTTAATAAAATGCTAAAAACATTCAGCTCGAGGGGATGATGTAAATATCTTTAATAAGCGAATTAGCTTGCCTAACAAGAGGGTTTTCGTGACAAGTGTATATTTGTACTAAAAAAGACTCAGTCAAAAGACTAAGTCTTAATTATTTAGCAACTTCCTACTATACCGGGCTTAAATATGCCTTGATTTGGACCCTATATGTAGCGGGCGGCTAGTTATTTAAGGCTAAAACTGAGTGCAGTTAAAAACCCATTGATTTTGGGCTTTTAACCCGAAAAATTAGTGCGGCAGCACGGCGAGGTTCGATAGAACCGATTTTCGTAGAGCACGTAAGAGTTTGCGTAAGCAAACGTGTTTAAGCGGATCGGTCCTAAAGGAGGCGGACGGCCTTCACCTTTGGTGAACCACTCCGTGGTGGGTCCTCCCCTGGCCGGAAGGGCCTGCTTTCGAGTACCATCGGCGTTATGAGGCTTTCGGCTTCGCCGACCATTCCATGGAGGGTGCTTTATGAGCCGCACGGGCTAATTTTCTGTGTTCGGTATACATAAACACCCGTTGATTTCGGGTCCAGGAGTTCGGACACAATCGTTTATGCCGAAAACTGAGTGCAGATAAAAGTCCATTGTGGTAAGGATACAGTAAATAGTACAATTTAAAATCGAATATCTGATACAATAAATAATAAGAAATCAAAGGGGGATTTTAAATTGGCTAGACACTACGAAGAAGACTTCAAGAAACAGATGGTAGAAATCTTTAACCAAGGTAACTACACATATAAAAAATTGGGAGAAGAATACGACATAGCACCATCAACAATAAGAGATTGGGTTAATAGATACAACAACTCAAATTCCTTCGACATTGATGATAATAGAACAGAAGAAGAAAAGGAATTAATCAAACTAAGAAAAAAAGTAAAACAGCTTGAAATGGAAAATGATATTTTAAAGCAAGCTGCACTACTACTAGGCAAAAAGTAAAGCTCATAATCTCAAATAGGGATAAATACAGTACTAGTGCAATGTGTAAGTTTTTAGGTATACCAAGAAGTTTAATATACTATCATCTAAACAAAAAAGAATCAAAATATAACCTAAAAACCGAAGAGCTTTTAGAAGAAAAAATCAAAGAAATATTCAGGAAAAGTAAAAATGCATATGGATCAAGAAAAATCAAAGTAGAGTTGGAAAAACAAGATATCATAGTATCACGAAGAAAAATATGCAGAATAATGAAAAAACATGCCTTAGTATCAAGCTATACAGTAAAACAATACAAGGTAGAAAAAACCACATGTAACAATAAAAAGATTAATAACAAGATAGATAGACAATTTGACAATAGGCCATCTTTACAAGCATGTGTAAGTGACTTAACTTACGTAAGAGTAGGAAATAGTTGGAACTACATCTGTGCAATAATAGATTTACACAATCGAGAAATAATAGGATATGCAGCAGGAAAAAATAAGAGCGCAGATTTAGTAAAAGAAGCAATATATTCAATCAAGTACCCATTAAATAAAATAAAAATATTTCACACAGATAGAGGACGAGAATTTGACAACAAAAGCATAGATAAAATTCTAGACATATTTGGCATAGAAAGATCCTTAAGTGGAAAGGGAAGTCCATATGATAATGCAGTAGCTGAAGCATTTAATAAGGTGATGAAAACAGAATTTGTTTATCAGAAAGAATTTAAAAACTTAAAACAACTAAAATTAGAACTATCAGAATATGTTTATTGGTACAACAACCTAAGAATCCATGGATCCTTAGGTTACTTGTCACCAGTTAAATATAGAAACCAAATCTTAGCTAGTAACTAGTTAAAATTATAATGGTGCGATCGATTTTAGATTGTACAAATAGGTGTTGACAATCCATTGATTTTGGGCTCTTAACCCGAAAAACTAGTGCGGAAGCACGGTGAGGTTCAATAGAACCGATTTTCGTAGAGCACGGCAGAGTTTGCGAAGCAAACGGGTTTTCGTGACAAGTAAATATTTGTACTAAAAAAGACTCAGCCAAAAGACTAAGTCTCTCACTTCGCTCGACCATTCCATGGAGGGTCCTCCACTAGCCGGACGGGCTTTCTTTTATTCAGCAACTTCCTACTCTACCGGGCTTAAATATGCCTTGATTTGGCATATTTGCCCCGGAAAGTAGCGCGGATAAGCCTTCGTAGAAGGCGACTTTCCGTGACAGGTGTATAAACTAAAAAGACTTAGTATAAAAACTAAGCCTTAATTATTTGGCGATTTCCTACTCTACCGGGAGGTCGCCCTCCGAGTACCATCGGCGTTATGAGGCTTAACTTCTGTGTTCGGTATGGGTACAGGTGTATCCCTCATGCAATCATCACCATATTTAATTTATGAACCATGTTCGTAAATTCCTTATTGTTTGAACCTTTAAATAGCGTTCAGTAAAACTTACCTTCATACAGATTGATTATTCATACGATTGGTTCGTAAGTGTCTACCAAGCTTAAGACCTACGGTCTTAACCATTGGGACACTCTGA
It contains:
- a CDS encoding IS3 family transposase (programmed frameshift) → MVEIFNQGNYTYKKLGEEYDIAPSTIRDWVNRYNNSNSFDIDDNRTEEEKELIKLRKKVKQLEMENDILKQAALLLGKKLKLIISNRDKYSTSAMCKFLGIPRSLIYYHLNKKESKYNLKTEELLEEKIKEIFRKSKNAYGSRKIKVELEKQDIIVSRRKICRIMKKHALVSSYTVKQYKVEKTTCNNKKINNKIDRQFDNRPSLQACVSDLTYVRVGNSWNYICAIIDLHNREIIGYAAGKNKSADLVKEAIYSIKYPLNKIKIFHTDRGREFDNKSIDKILDIFGIERSLSGKGSPYDNAVAEAFNKVMKTEFVYQKEFKNLKQLKLELSEYVYWYNNLRIHGSLGYLSPVKYRNQILASN
- a CDS encoding HAD family phosphatase; the encoded protein is MIRGIIFDFDGVIVDTEIVSYRIYKKILSDFGHDFTKYDYAYNFSGKTEEKNVNNLIDQYKLPLSFDECFDLVISTEKSMLAKGVDLKAGVNELLTYLNDNNIKMVVASSSTRERAINILEKHDIKHYFEGFVFAEDISKSKPNPEIFTKANELLGFDKEECLVIEDSENGILAGYSAGIPVICVPDMKMPKDEYLNKTKHVVNSLEDIIKIIDEINS